DNA from Bacillus carboniphilus:
TGAAAACTTCTCTACAATCTATGAAACAATCCTAAAAGCAAAACCTGCTGCAGCTAAAGGAACTTATGTGAAGAACGTAGCTATTACTTCTACAATGGGTCCTGGAGTGAAAGTAGATCCTGCGACAATCGCAGTTAAAAATTAATTTGACATTTTAAACAATCCCGATTATAATTCTAAGGGTTGTTAACAAAATACATTTATGCCGTAGACAGTAGGTGCCCTTGAGGCTTAATTTCCTACCGAGGTGTTAAGATCGTATAGAGCTTTTTTAGTATGATTCTTACAGCCTCCATGTCTACTGGATGTGGAGGCTTTTCTCGTGAATTTGGTTGGCGTTCTCTTGGTTAGATGATATCTGGCCTCGGTCGTCTTCCGCTTTTCGATTCGGTATGAATGTAACCATTCTACAGGAGGTGGCAGAATGAGCAGTGCAATTGAGCAAAAGAAACTAATCGTAGACGAAATTACTGATAAACTTAAATCTAGCGTATCTACAGTAGTAGTAGATTACCGTGGACTTAACGTTGCTGAGGTAACAGAACTTCGTAAACAACTGCGTGATGCCGGAGTTGAGTTCAAAGTCTACAAAAACACACTAACTCGCCGTGCTGCAGAAGCAGCTGAGCTTTCAGGTTTAAACGATGCTCTTTTAGGACCAAACGCAATTGCGTTCAGTTCTGAAGATGTTGTGGCTCCTGCGAAGATTCTAAACGACTTTGCTAAAAAGCATGATGCGTTAGAAATCAAAGCTGGTGTGATTGAAGGAAACATTGCAACTGTTGAGGAAGTTAAAGCACTTGCAGAACTTCCATCTCGCGAAGGTTTACTTTCAATGTTGCTTAGCGTACTTCAAGCTCCAATGCGTAACTTTGCATTGGCAACTAAAGCAGTTGCTGATCAAAAAGAAGAGCAAGGTGCTTAATCTCGAAAGAATGATATACATTTAAAAAACACAAACAAAGATTAGGAGGAAATAT
Protein-coding regions in this window:
- the rplJ gene encoding 50S ribosomal protein L10 gives rise to the protein MSSAIEQKKLIVDEITDKLKSSVSTVVVDYRGLNVAEVTELRKQLRDAGVEFKVYKNTLTRRAAEAAELSGLNDALLGPNAIAFSSEDVVAPAKILNDFAKKHDALEIKAGVIEGNIATVEEVKALAELPSREGLLSMLLSVLQAPMRNFALATKAVADQKEEQGA